CTTGCCGACCGCGCCGCGACTGCGGCGGCACGCGCCACCAAGACCGTCGCCGGCCTCGCCCACTCGTCGAGCGAAATCGGCGAGGTGGTTGGCTTCATCACCAATATCGCCAAGCAGACCAACCTCCTCGCCTTGAACGCCACCATCGAGGCCGCGCGCGCCGGCACCGCCGGCCGGGGCTTTGCCGTCGTCGCCCACGAGGTCAAGGGATTGGCCACCGAGACGCAAAAGGCCACCGACAACATCCGCAACC
This portion of the Candidatus Hydrogenedentota bacterium genome encodes:
- a CDS encoding methyl-accepting chemotaxis protein is translated as LADRAATAAARATKTVAGLAHSSSEIGEVVGFITNIAKQTNLLALNATIEAARAGTAGRGFAVVAHEVKGLATETQKATDNIRNRIGSLRADAAASIDAVGEVTAVIDGIRPVFAAVAAAVEQQIATIAEVARTAGATAAFVDRVADAAAHIEQEVATAESVNTAADL